The following nucleotide sequence is from Amia ocellicauda isolate fAmiCal2 chromosome 14, fAmiCal2.hap1, whole genome shotgun sequence.
tatagcgccctttgcaggttagccacagagcactttacagagtgATAAACATACTACAATAgacatacaacaaaataaaaaataaaaatacataacaataGACCTTCAAGAGTTTAAATGAACTAAAATAGCCAACATTAAATAAGCCATTAGGCACAGAATTAACATCATGAAACCATTaacaatacaaagaatataaagaaaattataAAAGTAAAATGTTCCCACTACAGCGGATTGAATGTACTGTCACTTCCATAGTGCAATCAAATTGGAAAATAGTTTCGTGATTTTACTGTTCTttggatgttttttcttttatcagAGTTTTACTATTCCTGTTCAGTGGTTTACCATGGCTTTAACGTGTcttctctgtgcttctctgcACTGCACCGTGAATCAGTCCTGGCCTACCATAATGAACAAGCATCAGAACAGTGTTTATCCTGGTTTTATTGGGGTACTCAAATGGTCCTGTGCAGTTTTCCCTTTTTAATAATCTGTAAACCCTGCAGCTTGGTTAAGCAAGGAAacctcacagcaagaactggacaccgggggggggggggggggggggttgtgcagCTCACAGGGAATTAAGAGCATGTGGCGATCGCGGCTGTTACCAATGACAGAGGCACGGGGGGGGCCTCCGATCCTTTTATTATCACACTTAGCACTCTTGGACACTTGCAGTGaagatccacacacacacttgccaCTGAGTCGGTTGCTCTGTAGGGAatcaagggagagagagatatacTCTGTGTTTGCTCCTTAAATTCAAGCTGACACTAGAGTTTGATCCAGCTTTCACTGTAATTAACACCAATGAGTTTACTGACTCTGACTTCTTTTGTGTAAGGAATGCACAGGACTACAGTGAGtcaataagatgtttattaTACAATGGAAATAAGCTAGAGAAACAGGTGACGGAGATATGGAGGATCCCCGGACTCAGCAACGCAACTAGGTGTGGTTATTTATAGGTTGAGACCTTGAAAGCAAACACAGGCAAGTCTATATATGGGGATAATTAGGAAGAATCCatgaatatgcattaaatactgattaatatGCAAGGCTAACAGATTATGATGTCAAGTGAATAATCAACAATAGAGCTAATGATCAGATTTGTCAAACCCTGTGGTACATTTCCACCTCAGCACTTCTGTCACCGTGTGGAAAACTCTCTGAAACAACAGACAGGTGCGTTATCAATTTAGCCATGTTTACCTCGTCCCCTGAAAGTGTAACGGCAGGGAAATCAGATGTTTTGAGATCTGAGTGTCTCTGTCGGCTACAGACTTCCCAGgacacagaaagaaaggcaCACATGCACAGGCCCTGTTTGAGccaaaattaattaatctggataagttcaatacaGCTGCTGATCAATAAACAATAATGTGTAGcttatgtaatgtaattttgGAAGTGTTCCTCACCTCTCCCTTCCTCTAGATGACATCCAGCTGCTGCAGGTGAGGATCCCCACGTACCCCCCTGCGGTCGCCACTCTGGGCGGGTCCCTGACCCTGCCCTGCCATGTCTCCCATGGTCAGCCCACCCCCCTCACCGCGGGCCGCCGGGCGGTGCTGACCGCCCCGCGCGTGAAGTGGACCGTCATCTCCGGGGGCCGCGAGACTGAAATCTTAGTGGCCAGGGGTCAGAGGGTGAAGGTCAGCGAGGCCTACAGGGACAGAGCCTCCCTGCCCAACTACCCCTCCTCCCCCGAAGACATCACCCTGCTTCTGGACTCACTCCGGTACAACGACTCTGGGATCTACCGCTGCGAGGTGCAGCAAGGCCTAGAGGACAACCATGACCTGGTCCGCgtcaaggtcaaaggtcagcaGGGCTCACTCCTCACTTGTCAATTGCCATCACATGTGCCATCTACCGCAGTCCCTCCCTCGGGGCCTGTGTTCAATGCTGTGCTGTCCTCTGTGTGCAGGTGTGGTTTTCCACTACCGGGACGCCTCCCGACGCTATGCCTACTCCTTCGGTGAAGCCCAGCAGGCTTGCGCAGACATAGGTGCCCACATCGCCAGCCCCGACCAGCTCCTGGCGGCCTACCACAGCGGCTACGAGCAGTGCGACGCGGGCTGGCTCGCAGACCAGACCGTCAGGTGAGCACATTTTGATAAAATTTTCTGGATTCGAATTCAGATTCAAGTTGATGAGCAAGATATTCTGTTCTTGTCTGTATTCCTGTGTCCTGAAATGCATGCATTTTGTGACCCCTGTAAGTCTTCCTTCGTAATTATCGAGCAATTATAATTATACTAGGCAAGACTGTTGCAGCTAAACGGGCTAagttttagaaatgttggcctaCCCGCCAACTGCAAATGTGTACCCCATCCCGGTTTTGACATCATTAGTAGTAGCAAGTGGCTTCTGACAGGAAAAGAAGCAACACTAAGTACAGGTTTGTCATTTGCGATTCGTGGATAAGACCTTAGAAGACTTTGACTACTGCTTTTGATCTAGCTTGAACCCCTTGGTCGAATATGAGTTCACCAGAGGTATACCCTATGCTGTGGGGCAGCTTGTCTTTACAGAAAAGGCAGAGACAATTCAGAGGTCAAGAGCTCACGTAAATCATTTCCCCTAGAGCCGTGAGTGTCTCATCATCACAGCCTTCTCCCGCCGGCTGTGACGGTACACCCCCGCAGAATCTGTTGCCGCAAGTGTTCATCGAGACGGGGGCGTGCGCGGCAGAGCGGTGTTGTTGAACTCTAAGCCCCCTGTGGCATGATTTAATGGGAGAGCCTGAGTCATAATCTGATTGTACATTCAGCTCCACTGGCAGCATTAACAGAGTTTTGGGCTACAGGTTAAAATCACTGTTAGTGTGATGGGATATAGTTTTTAATCAGTTGTTCTCTGTCTCTAAAGTAACAGGATGTTTCTTTCCAAACAATGTCTGTCGGCCGGCCTTTCAGATTTCGGGTTCAGGCTCTGCTTCAGTTCCTGTACAACTGAAGCTGGAATGaattattttacacacacaagaAGGACCAGCCTCCTAGAAGGACAGGCAAGACGAACTCAGACCTTGTCAGAGATTGTAACTTCTTTATGTAGCACTCTGGGAGGCAGACCTTAACTTTGATACAACCTTGTCTTCTCAAGAGTCAAAAATAGCCTGGCACTGTGAAGGttgattatttctttctttctatattttatttattcttgccTCTGCAGCTAGAACAGTGGTCACCCGACTCTTGCAGCTTGTTTTATCTTCCTTCCATACAGACTTGGAAACCTTTAAATTCCAATCACTTAAGTAGGGCAATGCTGTGGTAAATCAGGTCGGTTCGAGAAGGTTTTGGAACACACACCCCACGTCACCTTCAGCCCCTCGAAGGCCAGAGTCTGCGTGAACAACACCCTTACTTGGTCAACCACTTAACGCCTGGTCTCAGCGTTGAGAAAGACGTGACAATGGAGAGACCTGTGCACTTGACCTGCTAATGACCGCTGAGCCATTAATCCTTTTTAAGCACACTGGCCGTTGACCCGCAGTGATCTCTGATGACCCCGTCTCTTCCAGTTTCCCTTTTGGAAGCTTGGTTTCCAGACCCGCCCCCTTTTTCTGGGATAGCTAGGCATGCAGGCGGCTAATATATATACTAAGACGTGACCGAATGCCTCTAaggcaggggggggggggggttgtttcaGCCCAGCTCTTGGCACCTTAAATGatctaattaaaaaatgtactgGATTAATTGAGCCCTTATAAGAGAAGCCTacctgagtaaataatgacattaattaagtaattgggagctcgTGTTGGAACAAAAGCCAGCAGACACTGTGTTCCCCCagcactggagtctgacacccctgcacTAAGGAGTGTTGAGCATCAGTCGACACAGGATAGCAGGCTCACTGGCCATTACCCTCCGTGTGCCACCCCAATCCAGGTACCCCATCCAGATGCCACGGGAGGGTTGCTATGGTGACATGGACGGCTTTCCGGGCGTACGCAACTATGGCACCCAGGACACCCAGGAGCTCTACGATGTTTACTGCTACGTGGAGAACCTAGATGGTAAGGCAAGCCCCCAGGCTGTTCCCATACGGTGGCTCATCTAGGTAATTCTGCGATAAACACACGTGTTTCACCTTTCGATTACATGCCTACGCGTATCTCTGAGTCTTTGGGATTTTACCTTGATGCTATTCACATGGACGTGAGTCAGGGGAGAAACACTATCGGGGACACTAAGGgttatgttatttattaaaactttaaggCAAATATCTAGTCTTAGTCAATACAAATAATCTGCTTTGGGGGCTATTATTAAATCAGATGCTTTATCTTCACTTCACTACACAGGTCTGTATCACTGCTCCCAGAGGGCCACCGTTCTGTACGTTTTCTAGAGAAGAGAAAATGTGCAAAAGAGTTGCAAACCCTGCTCGTTTATCTAACATGTGGCCCTCCTCTGATTATTACAGTACATGTAATTTCAGTGAAGGATCAGAACGAGGCAGAGCTCTTTGCCTCTCTCTCCTGCTGTCGTGACAGCTTTGTTAATATGCATCTCTGATTCTGTCAGGGAGAGTGTCAGACCGCCTGCTACTCCACCATGCGGGGGAGCGGAGACCAGATAAGCAGAGATAGGATAGCAAGACAGGGTCATTTTGTGAGCTTCctccatttaaaaaacattctaataacaaaacaaacgtgtCTTGAGATTCtcacttcctctccctctctcccctctgcaTCTCTACAGGGGAGGTGTTCCATGGCGATTCCCCATCCAAGCTGACCCTGGAGGAGGCCAAGGAATACTGCGCGGCGCGGGGGGCGGGCCTGGCCAGCACAGGGCAGCTGTACGCGGCCTGGAATGacggtctggaccactgcagcCCCGGCTGGCTGGCGGACGGCAGCGTGCGGTATCCCATCGTCAGCCCCCGGGAGCGCTGTGGCGGCTCCCAGCCCGGGGTCAAGACGGTCTACCGCTACAGCAACCAGACCGGCTTCCCTGAGCCCGGCACCCACCACGATGTCTTCTGCTTCCGAGGTCAGAGGCCAAGGCAGCACTGTGTATtggtggttagggctctggactcataactgcaAGGGTGTGGGTTTAAACCCTGGGTGAGGCAATGCTgtggtacccttgagcaaggtacttcactttttgctccagtaaaatacccagctgtataaatgggtacaaatgtaagtcgccctggataagagcgtctgctaaatgacgataatgtaatgtaatgtaaggcAGGCAGGAAGGGTTATTTGACAGTTGCTTAAAACCACATAGGTTTCCAACTAGTGAAGGTGTCACATGCAAAATTAGCAAGCCATAAACAGCATGTTTTCTGTTGTCAGAGGTCACCGAAGCAGATCCTTCCAACTGTGGTCTTCTATAGGTCGGCCCCAGTAAGCTCCTCCCCCTGGCTAAACcatccattaaaaacaaaaggttCTATAGATATGTTCCCCATGCCcacaataaatgtaatattcataattttaaagtcatacaaataaataaatatctgcacCTTACATAGAAACGACCAGGCACTCAATCAATGAAAAATTACCATTCCCTTATGAGAAAAGCCAGTGCCCCGAAACAGTAGTCTCGAGCAGTAGTCACCCACGTCCCCTCCCCTCAGCAAAGACATAGTTTCTAATGGTTTATGCTCTTTTATTCGGACATttgaaaactttaaaatacaatatcgAATTGTATTTTTCCACCACAATAATGCTTCATAAACTTTCCTTAAAACAATGTCAGAATGTATGGAACAGTTGAGTTACTGTCATTTTTCTCAATagacattcaattatttaaaaagaaaacatataagAACACGTCTAAAGCGTTTAATCTTAATTATACTCTCCTCTCTATCTCAGGTGGAAGTTATAAATGAGTGTCAGTGAAGGAGACAAAACATAGCATTTCATTAGGGACAAATGTTTCTCCATCACAGCAATGTAAATAGGGTTTCTCTATCTTCAGCTGGCTCCCACCcaggatttaaaatattttttgatgTCACAGAGTTTAGGAAACACGGGCTGGAATAGAAATTTTAGAGAGCTGAAAAACAACGGAGGTATTGTGGATACACTTTCCCTTCAGCCCTTGTGTCTTCGTCTCCGCAGGCAACGGGGTCTCCCACACCGAGTCCCCCATGGACTACCGTGCCACAGAGCCCGAGGATCTGGGCGATATCGTCACGCTGACAGACCCGCTGGAGGAGTTCGGCCTAGACCAGCACGGGGAGGAGTGGGAGAGCGAGGCCAGGGGCAGCTTCGACCAGTTCTCGGTCTTCGAGGATCCCATTGTGAGGGAGCAGGGCCTGGGGCAGCAAGGCCTACCACAGCTCTCTGTCACGGCTGTGGCCCAGGCAGAGTACCTTTACCCCACCACCTCAGAGAATGATATCACACCTGCCCCTGTGACTCAGTACCCCCAGTCTACAGATGCCACCTGGCACATTGTCCATGAGGGTAACCCCAAACACTACCAGCCAATGCCAGAGACCAACTTTGAGTTTCCAACCCCCTCCCACAAAGTATCTGGTGGCAATCCTAAACACTACCAACCCATGCCGGACACCAATACAGAATCCCACGAGGCAACAGGTGTAGAATCCTCAAGTGTTCTGGCCCCTTCTTCTAGAGAGTCGGGGGGCAATCCCAAGCACTACGCCCCTATGCCCGAGACAAATCTGCAGTCCGAGGAGCCCACACCACACTACGACACCTCGGTAGAAAATCCCAAGCATTATGAGCCCATGCCTGGATCGGAGTCGTACGACATGTCTGGAGGGAACCACAAGCACTATGTGGACATGCCAGAAACAAATATGGAGTCTGGTGTGACCACAGTGCATCATGGCCCCTCAGGAGATGTTCCTAAACAGTATGATGCTGTACCAGGGACAGGGAATGATTCTAGTTACCCTACCCCTTCGTCCGAAGAATCTGGGGGTGGTGCCAAGCACAATGATGCCATTGCCGGAGCCAGCGTGGAATCGTCAGTCTCTGCTGTCACCCTTCCACAGGAAACGGGAGTGGATATTTACCTTCCAAAGGCCACCCCCTTGCCTGACCTTGAGAGCACCCCTGTCGTAACCACACAGGAGGAGTCTGGAGACCTGAACGCCGCTTCCCAGATCCCAGAGCTGTCTGTGCCAGCAAGCAGCTGGGATAACGTGGGGGTCCAGCCTGATGGGGGGGTTTCATCCGTGGTGGAGTCTGGGGAGCATCCGGTCACCCATTACCCTGTGGACTTCGATGGCTCGGGACCCGTACAGCGCACCCACAGTTCTCAACATGGTAAGTTTTGCAATGTCCCGCAGCTCTTCAGTTTGCCACAGATTCCCATTAGATGTTTCTAGCTTGCTTGACGATACCTTCTCCTGTGCTGTTGCTGAGAACCTATTGTCTGTCTGCTGCCTGAGTCCACCCTGCAATGCTCTATTTTGGGTGTGGACTAGCAGCGTGACAAGAAGCAGATGACAGGCCAGTGCTCGTGTCGTAGGATTGCACATTGTCTTCATCTCTTCGGTGTCAGTGTGCAACATTGTGCGGATGAGCCGGGTTATTTGACACTGGCCAGCTTCAAAAGGGGAAGGTGCTgaagacaaaatacattttaaaaataaaataatacaaattaaaaatataccaTATTTTGTGACAGGTACAAGTGAATTTGTTGAAATCTTCACAAGAACCCAGCACTGAGCGAGAGGGAATTCCTGACCTCCTCTTGTTTCTTAAGTTCCGATATTCTCTGGTTCTTGTGTTGAAATGTTCTGATGAATTAATGCATGCACAGCTGAGTAACTCCTGTTCTCCTTGCCCCAGGTGACAGCTCCACCCCTGAGCATTCTGGCTTGCCCTGGCCGGACTCCTCTGCTCCAAAGAACCAAGAGCAGGAGGCCAGTGGAGCGTCAGTGGAGATGCCGGTGCAGGCATCGACAGAGGCACCAGTGGACCTGGGCAGCCCTGTTAACCTGGGGTCATCACCCATTGAAGTGACTGAAAACATGGTCACTGTGACCCTGAAACCAGGCGCAAGTACAGAGGAGGCCAGTACTGCTCGACCGTCTGTGTCAGGCGAGCACGAGGAAGAACAGCCCAGCGGCATCCCAGTCACCCTCCTCACCTCCCCAACCCTGTTCACCCAGCCGACCCTGCCGTCCTCCCAGTGGTCTGCGGAGGCCAAAGCCAGCACCCCCAATGAGTTTGACACCCATGTTCCCGAGGCTAGTGTCCCATCCGGGCAGAAGCAGTCAGGGCTTGAGCACCACGAAGGTTCGGTGGATCTCGTGGGCTTGGACCGGACCCTTGATATTGTGTTCCAAACAGTGGCTCCTCCTGACGCCATCACCTCTGCCTTGGAGGGCAGCCTGGAGCTGGAGTCCGAGATCTCCCCGGCCGGACCCTTAGAGTCAGAGCCCTCTGGTGACCTCCTCAGCCCAGTCCAGGAGCCCACTTCCATTTCCGAAGAGATTCACCTGGACTCTGCAGAGGGCTCGGCGATCACGGACTCCCCGGATCTTCCCTACAGCACCGTGACACCCCTGCTGCTGGATTTCACCGTAGCAGCTTACAAGACATCTGCAACTTCCAGTGCGGACCTCTTGCCTCTTCCCTCCGGCACTGCCTCTGCCCATGGGGAGGACAGTGTGCTAAGCATTGGCAGCACAACCGAGCCTTCTACCACCCAAATAATGATCACCCTTTTGCCTGAGGAGACAGGCACGCCAACATGGGATTCCGATACACCCACTGTGCCCCAGGAATCCCGGATGGATTTGGAATACAGCGGGGAGCACCCTGCTTCTACTGAGGCTCACCTCCCAGAAGCCTCTgctgagcctgacctccttgaACCCACTGCCGCGGGATATCCCACAACCGCCACAGTGCTGTGGCCTCTTTCTACCCAGAGCCCTTCCACTTCTGCCCTGGGGCTGCCCACGTCCGAATCGACCACCCCAGTTTGGGAGACGGAAACCGAGACTACCAACACCCCCCCACCGCTGGTCGGCACTTCCCAGGCTGAGTATGAGCCCATGACGGAGGCTGGGCCTCGCACCCGGCAGCCCACACTACCTGCCTTGCCCACTGAAAGGGCAGTGCTAGGACGGGCGGCAAACATTTCAGGTAACGTCCGTGCCACTCTAACAACCCTAACCACACTCCTGTTTCTTCTTGACTTGGCGACGCGCTAAAACACTGCCTCCCTTTACCACCCCCTGTTCTtcctccaccaccacctccaccaACTTCAAACACACTCCTCTCCCCTCTCACTCCCACTTCCTATGCCTTGTAAATACtacctgtctgtccctctctgtctgtcctggTCTCCAGCCACCGTTTGATCCACTGACTGGGCTCTGAAAAATGGGATGGCTCTTTTTGGCCTGACAAATCTTCTGCCACTGTGCATGTCACTcgatttgtactttttttttttctccacttgTGGCTCAACTTCTGTGAAGTACTGCACTTTTATTTTGatggaacaaacaaacaaaattgggAAAAGTGTTCTCCTTTTCTTCCCTCTCTTTCTGAATCTTTTCCTCTGCCTGCTTCTGTacctttattttctgtctgtgggggtgggggtgggggtgagggCAAAGGTGTGGGGTAGGGGGTTCTAGAGCTCCTTGAAGCGATTATTCGACTATTGGGGTTGAGTTTCCAGATGAGGAATCCCTTTGCTCATGGGCTGGCTGTAGTGTTTGCCATTCGACCCTTTATTGCTCAGCCCCCTTTTGTAAAGAAATGGAAGGACCCGATTTTGGTTCTGCATTGGAAAaggattttttcttttcatgtgactgtattttcagattttccttctggcttttctttctttctttttttctgttcgCTTTTCGTTCTTGTTTGATCACCTGATTGGAGTATATTCTGACACATCAGTGCCAAATAAATCTGCAGTATATAACTGATAGTCTCCAGTCAATATTGTTCACCTCCTCCTAAACTACTGGTTCCCAGTCCTGGCCTTGGGGACTCATTGTCCTGctagttttttgtattttaaatccttaattgaactaataattggcctaatcagagcttatttagatttttttttacaattggaGATGTCAGGTTGAATATAAAAGTATATCAAGTACCAAAATTCTCCAACGTTTAGTAATTTCAAATAAAGTCaaataaagcaaattattagttcatttaaagtttttgttaattaattgaGGGTGCAGctggatcaaaaaccagcaggacattagCTCCCCAGGGCCAGGATTGGGAACCACTGTCCTAAACTAACAAAACATCTTGAATACTTGAATAATCATTTCCTGTCGCTGTGTGATGGTGGTGAATCTCCACTAGGGGGCTAAAGAGTAAGGAACAGGAATcacactttttgtttgtttgtttgtttgtttttaatttaagggGATCCAGTTTTTGCATCCACCTGGCGTAGCTTCTTTTGCATCTCTTACAGTGGCAGCACTGGCCCATCATACACTGAAGGATCCAGGAATTGTGGGGGGGGAGGTGATTGTGAGTGTCCTCTGTGATTCCTGACTGTGATTTTCTGCTCGAGTGATTTACCATGCTCATTCACTGCCCCAGCAAGACCTGAGTCTAGCAGGTTGGGGCGGGGAATCTAATCAGTGATGCACAGTGCATTGAACCCCATTTGTGCAGCATGGTGTGATAAAACCTGTGCAGCACTTAACTGTTCCCCCTCACATCATGTGCTCTAGTCAAAAAGGCCATCTGAGCCTTTTTCCCTGTTGCAGACACAAACTGGCCTATCTTTCATTATAAGGCATAATTTGTTAATTGGGTCGTGATCTATGgatgatttaaataacctaaTTCAAAAGACCTTTCTTATAGGGATGTCATCCCAACATTTTGTCCCAATGAATTTCCAGAAGAAAAAACTATGCCCAAATAAAAAAACCACTCCCATCATATTACTGTCTACTACACCATTTGCCACGGGAAGTGCATACACTGTTATCTCTCTGTGCAAAGTATTTTCACCAGTTACAGGTGTTTAGTTCAGTAGCAAACCGAGCAGAAGCTCACAACAAAGAAGGACAGAGAACACGGGAGAGAGGTGGGGCGATGTTCGCATTTCTCACCCCGAGACCCGTGACTGCAACACTGATGGCTGAAACATATTTGCTTTCGGATATTACCTGCACTTCCAGCAGCGTTTCTGGGGTGACAGAGAGCAAGGAAAcgatgcaacaacaacaaaaaaactaaaaaacgtCAAAAAATGTGTATATCAAAAGGTACAGTCAAAGCAAACACACAGATTTGAGAAGTTTTGAGCCAGGCAGATACAAATCCACTCACAGTTTCTaagatatgtttttttctttctttccaatgATTTGGTGGATATCCTGGTGGAAGAGACCCCCATAGAAAAACCACAGTGATAAACTAACACTGAAATGTTGTACAGGCATTTTGTCTGGATGGAATATCAGTCATTCCATTTCCTCCACAATCGCTATAGCCAGCAAAATTGTATAATGTGGAAAATGATACTCCACATCTGTGATATATTAAGACAAGCACAATTGATCATTTGTGTGATTGTTATCCCATCCTTCCTACTGGACCTAATAAACATGTGTTAATAACTTTCATGCACAAGACACGAAGGAGGTCTGGGGTGAAGGGACACGGGCTCAAGGTTTTCTACATATATTTGTGACTCATCTCTGCTCTGAAACACACATTCAAATCTGCCCGGTTGTCCGTGGCAGACTAGGTGTAGGCTTGCTGTTTAGTTCTTGTAAACACAATGAGAATGAGGTGGTTCCTGATTCGTCCTATGAACGTGCCAGGTACCCATACTATACTGTGCTCTATTTCTGGTCTGTAGAGTCATTTTGGGCACAAATATGTGTGCCAACTTAGTATGGTTACTTATCTTCTGGTAAATATATTTCCTGTATAAAGTAATCAATCTACCAAACAATTTTATAAAACATCATGAAGTCTTCAGTTTAAAATCTATTATGATGTATTAAGCCCCTGTAGGCACAgttgctgtagtgctgtgcttaATCTTATTGACCTCTATTCCCTTATAAAACCACAGCATTGCCCCCCTTTTCACGAACAACCTCTATTTTATATTTGCCTTTTCAGACCATATATCTTTTGTGTTCTCGTGCAAatgtaaaaacacacaataaaacaaacaacaaacaaactaaacagtTTTATGCTGG
It contains:
- the bcan gene encoding brevican core protein isoform X1; this encodes MALLLLLCAICPIIHASPLNSGLVPDDIQLLQVRIPTYPPAVATLGGSLTLPCHVSHGQPTPLTAGRRAVLTAPRVKWTVISGGRETEILVARGQRVKVSEAYRDRASLPNYPSSPEDITLLLDSLRYNDSGIYRCEVQQGLEDNHDLVRVKVKGVVFHYRDASRRYAYSFGEAQQACADIGAHIASPDQLLAAYHSGYEQCDAGWLADQTVRYPIQMPREGCYGDMDGFPGVRNYGTQDTQELYDVYCYVENLDGEVFHGDSPSKLTLEEAKEYCAARGAGLASTGQLYAAWNDGLDHCSPGWLADGSVRYPIVSPRERCGGSQPGVKTVYRYSNQTGFPEPGTHHDVFCFRGNGVSHTESPMDYRATEPEDLGDIVTLTDPLEEFGLDQHGEEWESEARGSFDQFSVFEDPIVREQGLGQQGLPQLSVTAVAQAEYLYPTTSENDITPAPVTQYPQSTDATWHIVHEGNPKHYQPMPETNFEFPTPSHKVSGGNPKHYQPMPDTNTESHEATGVESSSVLAPSSRESGGNPKHYAPMPETNLQSEEPTPHYDTSVENPKHYEPMPGSESYDMSGGNHKHYVDMPETNMESGVTTVHHGPSGDVPKQYDAVPGTGNDSSYPTPSSEESGGGAKHNDAIAGASVESSVSAVTLPQETGVDIYLPKATPLPDLESTPVVTTQEESGDLNAASQIPELSVPASSWDNVGVQPDGGVSSVVESGEHPVTHYPVDFDGSGPVQRTHSSQHGDSSTPEHSGLPWPDSSAPKNQEQEASGASVEMPVQASTEAPVDLGSPVNLGSSPIEVTENMVTVTLKPGASTEEASTARPSVSGEHEEEQPSGIPVTLLTSPTLFTQPTLPSSQWSAEAKASTPNEFDTHVPEASVPSGQKQSGLEHHEGSVDLVGLDRTLDIVFQTVAPPDAITSALEGSLELESEISPAGPLESEPSGDLLSPVQEPTSISEEIHLDSAEGSAITDSPDLPYSTVTPLLLDFTVAAYKTSATSSADLLPLPSGTASAHGEDSVLSIGSTTEPSTTQIMITLLPEETGTPTWDSDTPTVPQESRMDLEYSGEHPASTEAHLPEASAEPDLLEPTAAGYPTTATVLWPLSTQSPSTSALGLPTSESTTPVWETETETTNTPPPLVGTSQAEYEPMTEAGPRTRQPTLPALPTERAVLGRAANISDACLENPCANGGTCVEDGVSTKCLCLPTYGGDLCQTDLEHCEAGWEKFHGFCYKHFSNRQGWEVAEQHCRMCGGHLVSIMTPEEQDFINNKYKEYQWMGLNDKTIEGDFRWSDGNPLLYENWYRGQPDSYFLSGEDCVVMVWHDGGRWSDVPCNYHLSYTCKKGTSSCGKPPQVENAGTFGKPRQRYETNSVVRYHCAQGFLQRQNPLVKCLPNGRWEEPQIVCIPGVGPYKVNCTEEAGDEEQDPDKKKYKKACSGVDSDGSKGEDETSQSENENENESESERESESESESESELDHEEECSSCSDNSNPAPSSETMSESNSSLSS
- the bcan gene encoding brevican core protein isoform X2 → MALLLLLCAICPIIHASPLNSGLVPDDIQLLQVRIPTYPPAVATLGGSLTLPCHVSHGQPTPLTAGRRAVLTAPRVKWTVISGGRETEILVARGQRVKVSEAYRDRASLPNYPSSPEDITLLLDSLRYNDSGIYRCEVQQGLEDNHDLVRVKVKGVVFHYRDASRRYAYSFGEAQQACADIGAHIASPDQLLAAYHSGYEQCDAGWLADQTVRYPIQMPREGCYGDMDGFPGVRNYGTQDTQELYDVYCYVENLDGEVFHGDSPSKLTLEEAKEYCAARGAGLASTGQLYAAWNDGLDHCSPGWLADGSVRYPIVSPRERCGGSQPGVKTVYRYSNQTGFPEPGTHHDVFCFRGNGVSHTESPMDYRATEPEDLGDIVTLTDPLEEFGLDQHGEEWESEARGSFDQFSVFEDPIVREQGLGQQGLPQLSVTAVAQAEYLYPTTSENDITPAPVTQYPQSTDATWHIVHEGNPKHYQPMPETNFEFPTPSHKVSGGNPKHYQPMPDTNTESHEATGVESSSVLAPSSRESGGNPKHYAPMPETNLQSEEPTPHYDTSVENPKHYEPMPGSESYDMSGGNHKHYVDMPETNMESGVTTVHHGPSGDVPKQYDAVPGTGNDSSYPTPSSEESGGGAKHNDAIAGASVESSVSAVTLPQETGVDIYLPKATPLPDLESTPVVTTQEESGDLNAASQIPELSVPASSWDNVGVQPDGGVSSVVESGEHPVTHYPVDFDGSGPVQRTHSSQHGDSSTPEHSGLPWPDSSAPKNQEQEASGASVEMPVQASTEAPVDLGSPVNLGSSPIEVTENMVTVTLKPGASTEEASTARPSVSGEHEEEQPSGIPVTLLTSPTLFTQPTLPSSQWSAEAKASTPNEFDTHVPEASVPSGQKQSGLEHHEGSVDLVGLDRTLDIVFQTVAPPDAITSALEGSLELESEISPAGPLESEPSGDLLSPVQEPTSISEEIHLDSAEGSAITDSPDLPYSTVTPLLLDFTVAAYKTSATSSADLLPLPSGTASAHGEDSVLSIGSTTEPSTTQIMITLLPEETGTPTWDSDTPTVPQESRMDLEYSGEHPASTEAHLPEASAEPDLLEPTAAGYPTTATVLWPLSTQSPSTSALGLPTSESTTPVWETETETTNTPPPLVGTSQAEYEPMTEAGPRTRQPTLPALPTERAVLGRAANISDACLENPCANGGTCVEDGVSTKCLCLPTYGGDLCQTDLEHCEAGWEKFHGFCYKHFSNRQGWEVAEQHCRMCGGHLVSIMTPEEQDFINNKYKEYQWMGLNDKTIEGDFRWSDGNPLLYENWYRGQPDSYFLSGEDCVVMVWHDGGRWSDVPCNYHLSYTCKKGTSSCGKPPQVENAGTFGKPRQRYETNSVVRYHCAQGFLQRQNPLVKCLPNGRWEEPQIVCIPVPAAPASQLATVTHAVMDATATTEQQSEEEVDFMEIKWN